The genomic stretch TGtaaagtagtactccctccgatccataaaaaGTGCCggggttttagtttaaatttgaagcCCGGCATTttttatggaccagagggagtacatcAACAAGCACAATTCTTGTTGTCCAAGTTCCTATAGTTTCCTGGCTGCAAAGAGTACTTAATTGAACTCAAATAATAGTATTCCTTAATAGTGGGCTGTCGACCAAGACACCTTTACAGACACCACAGCACCATTACGAAAATAATATAATTTTTCCTCGGTGCCATGAATAGCTGCTTCAAATGAGATTGGCATATTCCCCTCCATAAAATCGATAAACAGTGTATCATCCATCTGCACAGCCGCTACAAAATACTGTGTGAATTTTCCGATGGAGGAGACGAAGCTATCACACTCGCATTGTTCGCAGTCTATGAAAGCATACAGACTCTTCCAAATGGCAGTGAACCCACACATCTTTATATCAAACCCATCTCCGGGCACTTCCAAGAAGTTCATATGAATGGTTGCCTCGACGCTTCTCCGAAACATGATCAGATTAAAAACAATAGCACCATGTTCACCTTCCACCACGCTTCTAGAGAGCACGTCGAAAGTAGCCCGTCCCTCGATTAGGTCAAAACACCCATCAACTAAAATTTTGTCATTTGTATCACCCGGCAATGCCTTTATTCTGATATCAACTTCAACTAGGCAATCAAATTGCATGGACATGCCTCTTTTGGGGCTCAACAATCGCAGATAATCGCTAGCCTGAAATTTATTTAATTCAAGAGTTAGCACTCAACATACCAACATTCATTGATAGAACTTCTCTTCATCCAACATTTAAGGCAAAATTATCTGCATGGCACTAGATATATATGTGGTATTCATCATGGAAAAGAGCAAGCTCATTAGTTCAGAACCATAAAGGAGGTAATGAGATGTCCATCCTGCCACTAAAAGTGGTATCCAACTTCTGTAGCTCTCAAAAGTAATATCAGTCAGTGTGGTGTCCAGCAACAAATGGCCACAATTCGTTTTTGAATCCCATGAGGCAGTAATGGTCTAGTAATGGTGTGGTGACTGAGCAACTTAGACACAAAGGTTGTGTCATATAGCTgccttgatataaacacaacttcaAATAAATGCTTGAAGAGCATAGAAAATACTCACCGAATTGATAGTGAGCGGGTCATCTCGGGATCGGTTGAAAAGATAAATGCGGCGATAATCCTCGGAGTCTCGGACCGCGATGCAACCGTACACCTCGATTGGACCAGGGTAATCTGCCAGCTGCACCCTGGTAGAGAAGATTTGGAGCATAGGGCGCGGCTTGTGAAAGCACCGTTGCTGCCCAACTGAGGATTGGTCACAACATTGAGTATACCTCATAGGCGGCAAACAAGCTATTAATTCAAAGGAAATGAGCAGCACGATTAGTATAACAAGCATGTAGACAGAAGCATATTAAGACGTAGCGAACTTACTCTCGGAGAGTTGGTTCATCTGGTAGGTCTGGTGCCAGTAAAGGTCACCCACATGTCTCCGATGTCTGGACGACTCGGGGAGTAGAGTGATGTTGGGCCAGTCACGGGGTTTGGGTGGAACACCTAAGGCATCTCTCATCAAGTTTAACCTCTTGGCAGGTTCAACGTTGCAGACACTTTGAACAAATCGTAGCACTGATATGAATATTAGATTAGTTAACGAGTTGAGCATGTACAGGCTGATAGTACTTGTTGTTGTTAGAAGATGAGAAAAGTAAAATAGATAAAGAGTTGAGAGAATTCGTACCATCAGAGGGGTCTAGGGGGGTGTCCTCCAGATcactgtcttcctcctcttcctcttccttgtcCTCCTCGTGAGAGAGAGCCAGCTCAGGCATAATTCGTAGATCGGTTGAACTTGCGCTAGGAAATTACTTGGATTTCCAAAAGCAATTATGGCTTGTGCAATGAATCGATTTGTTTTAGAGGAAACACGAAATATCTCTAGGAACAGATGGATCGAGAAGTCGTCGCCTGGATCggtgtctccaccgccgtctccgtcTCCGTCTCCGACAGGAGTTGAAGAAAATCTAGAATAGCAGCGACTCT from Lolium rigidum isolate FL_2022 chromosome 4, APGP_CSIRO_Lrig_0.1, whole genome shotgun sequence encodes the following:
- the LOC124648988 gene encoding uncharacterized protein LOC124648988 isoform X2, translated to MPELALSHEEDKEEEEEEDSDLEDTPLDPSDVLRFVQSVCNVEPAKRLNLMRDALGVPPKPRDWPNITLLPESSRHRRHVGDLYWHQTYQMNQLSETCLPPMRYTQCCDQSSVGQQRCFHKPRPMLQIFSTRVQLADYPGPIEVYGCIAVRDSEDYRRIYLFNRSRDDPLTINSASDYLRLLSPKRGMSMQFDCLVEVDIRIKALPGDTNDKILVDGCFDLIEGRATFDVLSRSVVEGEHGAIVFNLIMFRRSVEATIHMNFLEVPGDGFDIKMCGFTAIWKSLYAFIDCEQCECDSFVSSIGKFTQYFVAAVQMDDTLFIDFMEGNMPISFEAAIHGTEEKLYYFRNGAVVSVKVSWSTAHY
- the LOC124648988 gene encoding uncharacterized protein LOC124648988 isoform X1, giving the protein MVRILSTLYLFYFSHLLTTTSTISLYMLNSLTNLIFISVLRFVQSVCNVEPAKRLNLMRDALGVPPKPRDWPNITLLPESSRHRRHVGDLYWHQTYQMNQLSETCLPPMRYTQCCDQSSVGQQRCFHKPRPMLQIFSTRVQLADYPGPIEVYGCIAVRDSEDYRRIYLFNRSRDDPLTINSASDYLRLLSPKRGMSMQFDCLVEVDIRIKALPGDTNDKILVDGCFDLIEGRATFDVLSRSVVEGEHGAIVFNLIMFRRSVEATIHMNFLEVPGDGFDIKMCGFTAIWKSLYAFIDCEQCECDSFVSSIGKFTQYFVAAVQMDDTLFIDFMEGNMPISFEAAIHGTEEKLYYFRNGAVVSVKVSWSTAHY